Proteins co-encoded in one Erwinia sp. genomic window:
- the thiB gene encoding Thiamine-binding periplasmic protein (ID:JIFNMEKO_02491;~source:Prodigal:2.6), with amino-acid sequence MLKKYLSLLLLILMPVSSFAALPVLTVYTYDSFTADWGPGPKIKQAFEAQCQCELKFVALEDGVSLLNRLRIEGKNSRADIVLGLDNNLLDAAQKTGLFVPSRVDTQKLSLPEGWHNDTFVPYDYGWFAFVYDKNKLAHPPGSLHELVETTQPLKIIYEDPRTSTPGLGLLLWMQKVFGADSDAAWQKLAKKTVTVTKGWSEAYGLFLKGEADMVLSYTTSPAYHLIEEKKDQYAAATFSEGHYLQVEVAAQLKHSQQPELAHQFMQFILSPAFQEKMPTGNWMYPAVKMPLPAGFETLTVPEKTLQYRAEEVARERQNWTRSWQHAVSQ; translated from the coding sequence GTGCTAAAAAAATACCTTTCTCTTTTGCTACTCATACTGATGCCAGTGTCTTCGTTTGCGGCATTGCCAGTACTCACGGTGTATACCTATGACTCCTTCACGGCCGACTGGGGTCCGGGGCCAAAGATCAAACAGGCTTTTGAAGCCCAATGTCAGTGCGAGTTAAAATTTGTTGCCCTGGAAGATGGTGTATCACTGTTGAACCGGCTGCGCATTGAGGGAAAAAATAGCCGGGCAGATATCGTTCTCGGACTAGATAACAACTTACTCGATGCGGCACAGAAGACCGGCCTTTTTGTACCCTCCAGGGTGGATACGCAAAAGCTTTCCCTCCCCGAGGGCTGGCATAATGACACTTTTGTCCCTTACGACTACGGCTGGTTTGCTTTCGTTTATGACAAAAATAAACTGGCTCATCCGCCAGGCAGTCTGCACGAACTGGTTGAAACCACTCAGCCTTTAAAAATCATCTACGAAGATCCTCGTACCAGCACACCAGGACTTGGGTTATTACTCTGGATGCAAAAAGTGTTCGGTGCGGATAGCGATGCCGCATGGCAAAAACTGGCGAAAAAAACGGTCACGGTCACCAAAGGCTGGAGCGAAGCCTATGGGCTGTTTCTGAAAGGCGAAGCGGACATGGTACTGAGTTATACCACATCACCCGCTTATCATCTGATTGAAGAGAAGAAAGATCAGTATGCCGCGGCCACTTTCAGTGAGGGGCACTATCTGCAGGTGGAAGTGGCAGCCCAACTGAAACACAGCCAGCAGCCTGAGCTGGCTCATCAGTTCATGCAATTTATTCTCAGCCCGGCGTTCCAGGAAAAGATGCCAACCGGCAACTGGATGTATCCGGCAGTAAAAATGCCGCTGCCTGCGGGTTTTGAAACCCTGACTGTGCCGGAAAAAACGCTACAATACCGTGCTGAAGAGGTTGCCCGAGAGCGTCAGAATTGGACCCGGTCATGGCAACACGCCGTCAGCCAGTAA
- the cysW_2 gene encoding Sulfate transport system permease protein CysW (ID:JIFNMEKO_02492;~source:Prodigal:2.6): MATRRQPVILIRLLPGTLCALLLVSSALLAIFILWYYAPAEDHSGLWEESCLWHVVGFSFWQASLSTLVATLPAVPLARALYRRRFIGRTWLLRLCAMTLILPVLVAVFGLLSIYGQQGWLAHLCRAVGLPYTFSPYGLQGILLAHLFFNLPLATRLLLQALQQIPVEQRQLAAQLGLKRWQHFIIVEWPWLRRQLLSSCSLIFILCFTSFATVLALGGGPQATTLELAIFQSLSFDYDPARAAQLALLQMGCCLSLVVLSQWLKRSFKSGERRQLGWVNPQDSRRAKGWDILLISLLCLLLLPPLLAIVFDGINRHFPVLMQQTTLWQAIVTSLWIALSAGLLALTVTMMLLWSSRELQLRGHLPAARLITLSGSLILAMPGIVLASAIFLFCSATLGLPDNPALLVIIINALMAVPYAMKVLESPMNDSAERFDRLCLSLGITGWKRLRLIELRALRQPLCQALAFACVLSVGDFGVIALFGSENFQTLPFYLYQQIGAYRSENGAVTALLLLLLCLLLLTVIEKISGSHADA, translated from the coding sequence ATGGCAACACGCCGTCAGCCAGTAATTCTCATTCGCCTGTTACCAGGCACGCTCTGTGCCCTGTTGCTGGTCAGCAGTGCGTTGCTGGCCATATTTATCCTGTGGTATTACGCACCTGCCGAGGATCACTCAGGGCTCTGGGAAGAGAGTTGTTTATGGCACGTCGTTGGTTTTAGTTTCTGGCAGGCCTCACTGTCAACGCTGGTAGCAACACTTCCGGCTGTTCCACTGGCGAGGGCCCTCTACCGACGTCGTTTCATTGGCAGAACATGGCTACTGAGACTTTGCGCCATGACACTGATCCTGCCTGTGCTGGTCGCGGTATTTGGCTTGCTGAGCATCTACGGCCAGCAAGGCTGGCTGGCACATCTCTGTCGCGCTGTCGGGCTGCCTTATACATTCTCGCCTTATGGTTTACAGGGGATTTTACTGGCGCATCTGTTTTTTAATTTGCCACTGGCCACCCGGCTGCTTTTACAGGCTCTGCAGCAAATTCCTGTAGAGCAACGTCAACTGGCCGCACAGCTCGGATTGAAGCGCTGGCAGCACTTTATTATTGTGGAATGGCCTTGGTTACGCCGTCAGCTTCTCAGCAGTTGCTCTCTTATTTTTATCCTCTGCTTTACCAGCTTTGCCACTGTACTGGCGCTGGGCGGAGGACCACAAGCCACCACGCTCGAACTGGCAATATTTCAGTCACTGAGTTTTGATTACGATCCGGCCCGTGCCGCACAGTTAGCGCTGCTACAGATGGGTTGCTGCCTCAGTCTGGTGGTACTCAGTCAATGGCTAAAACGTAGCTTTAAGAGCGGAGAGCGACGCCAGTTGGGGTGGGTTAACCCGCAGGATAGCCGCCGGGCAAAAGGGTGGGACATCCTGCTGATTTCTTTGTTATGCCTGCTGTTGCTCCCTCCGTTACTGGCTATTGTGTTCGATGGTATCAATCGCCATTTTCCTGTGTTGATGCAACAGACCACTCTCTGGCAGGCCATTGTCACCTCGCTCTGGATAGCTCTCAGCGCTGGTTTGCTGGCGTTGACGGTAACGATGATGTTGTTATGGAGTAGCCGCGAGCTGCAGTTGCGGGGACATCTTCCTGCGGCGCGACTGATAACACTGAGTGGCTCATTGATCCTCGCGATGCCCGGTATTGTACTCGCCAGTGCCATTTTTTTGTTTTGCAGTGCGACACTTGGATTACCGGATAATCCTGCTTTACTGGTAATTATCATTAATGCGTTAATGGCAGTGCCCTACGCAATGAAAGTGCTTGAAAGTCCGATGAATGACAGTGCAGAGCGCTTTGATCGCTTGTGCCTTTCTCTGGGAATTACCGGCTGGAAACGTTTGCGGCTGATCGAACTGCGCGCATTGCGTCAGCCTCTTTGTCAGGCACTGGCTTTTGCCTGTGTTTTATCCGTGGGAGATTTTGGGGTTATCGCACTGTTTGGCAGTGAGAATTTCCAGACGCTGCCATTTTATCTTTATCAACAGATTGGTGCCTATCGTAGCGAAAATGGCGCAGTGACCGCGCTACTTTTGCTGCTGCTCTGTTTGTTGTTATTAACTGTGATTGAAAAAATATCAGGTTCCCATGCTGACGCTTAA
- the thiQ gene encoding Thiamine import ATP-binding protein ThiQ (ID:JIFNMEKO_02493;~source:Prodigal:2.6), which translates to MLTLNHLTFLYDTTPMRFSFHLQAGEKVALLGPSGAGKSTLLSLIAGFLTSVQGELFIRGEDHTHTPPASRPVSMLFQDNNLFPHLTVEENLALGIQPKLKLNNAQQQRMIAIAERVEMTPFLTRYPAELSGGQRQRIALARCLLRQQPLLLLDEPFSALDPALRYEMLQLVDQVCQEQQLTLLMVSHQPEDAAQIASRALLVVDGQLRWDGSTTDLLQGDVSDAAFLGVNRR; encoded by the coding sequence ATGCTGACGCTTAATCATCTGACATTTTTGTATGACACCACCCCCATGCGCTTCTCTTTTCATCTTCAGGCCGGAGAAAAAGTGGCGCTTCTCGGGCCAAGTGGTGCCGGAAAAAGTACGCTATTGAGCCTTATCGCCGGCTTCCTGACCAGTGTTCAGGGGGAGCTGTTTATCCGTGGCGAAGATCATACACACACCCCTCCCGCTTCTCGTCCGGTTTCGATGCTGTTTCAGGATAATAATCTTTTCCCCCATCTGACCGTGGAGGAAAATCTTGCTCTGGGTATTCAGCCGAAACTAAAACTCAACAACGCGCAGCAGCAACGCATGATAGCAATTGCCGAAAGGGTTGAGATGACGCCATTCTTAACGCGCTACCCCGCGGAGCTCTCAGGCGGACAGCGTCAGCGTATTGCCCTGGCTCGTTGCCTGCTACGCCAGCAACCCTTGTTATTACTGGATGAACCTTTCTCCGCTCTCGACCCGGCCTTACGTTATGAAATGCTGCAATTAGTCGATCAGGTGTGTCAGGAGCAGCAGTTAACGTTATTGATGGTTTCTCACCAGCCAGAAGACGCTGCACAGATTGCCAGTCGCGCCTTACTGGTGGTTGACGGACAACTCCGCTGGGATGGCAGCACCACAGACCTGTTACAAGGGGATGTCAGTGATGCCGCATTTCTCGGTGTTAACCGCCGATAA
- the yabI gene encoding Inner membrane protein YabI (ID:JIFNMEKO_02494;~source:Prodigal:2.6) codes for MDLWLEQLVTQSLAWSLLAVAIIDFLESLAFVGLLLPGAVLMASFGALIGSGQVGLYPAWAAAAVGCLLGDWISYLTGRQFKGPLHRWSLVKKYQNLMAKTEHALHQHSMFTIIVGRFVGPTRPLIPLVAGMLELPVRKFLPPNLIGCLFWPPVYLLPGILAGVAIDVPVQAQSGLFKWLLLSVALLVWLAGWLLWRTLRGEKKVDWLTPRLPVSRLRWLTPLMLLLAVSSLLAIQYHPMMPLFRQLLWQVFIGG; via the coding sequence ATGGATCTCTGGCTGGAACAGCTCGTCACACAATCATTGGCCTGGTCGTTGCTGGCTGTTGCTATTATTGATTTTCTTGAATCACTGGCTTTCGTTGGCTTATTACTCCCCGGAGCGGTATTGATGGCCTCCTTTGGTGCGTTGATAGGTAGTGGTCAGGTGGGGTTATATCCGGCCTGGGCGGCAGCAGCAGTCGGGTGCCTGTTAGGGGATTGGATCTCCTATCTGACCGGACGGCAATTTAAAGGGCCACTACATCGCTGGTCATTGGTCAAAAAATACCAAAATTTGATGGCTAAAACAGAACATGCCCTGCATCAGCATAGTATGTTCACTATCATTGTCGGACGTTTTGTTGGACCAACCCGGCCGTTAATTCCGCTGGTCGCCGGTATGCTTGAACTGCCGGTGAGAAAATTTCTCCCGCCTAATCTGATTGGCTGTCTGTTTTGGCCCCCGGTCTATCTGTTACCCGGTATTCTGGCGGGGGTAGCCATTGATGTGCCAGTACAGGCACAGAGCGGACTGTTTAAGTGGTTACTGCTTAGCGTAGCATTACTGGTATGGCTGGCGGGATGGCTCCTCTGGCGTACACTGAGAGGCGAGAAAAAAGTTGACTGGCTCACTCCCCGATTGCCAGTATCTCGTTTGCGCTGGCTGACACCGTTGATGTTACTTTTGGCTGTCAGCAGCCTGCTGGCAATTCAATACCATCCGATGATGCCGTTGTTCCGTCAACTGCTTTGGCAGGTGTTTATCGGCGGTTAA
- the polB gene encoding DNA polymerase II (ID:JIFNMEKO_02495;~source:Prodigal:2.6): MEHARAGFILTRHWRDTPDGVEISLWLATDLGARHVILPLQEAVAFIPQSFRTQTMQLLQNERHCRLSDLPLKDFHQRPVFALYCQQYRQLQRLEKRLTEHRIPVYEADIRPTERFLMERFITASVWFSGDIVGESVKNARLKPHPDYRPALTWASLDIETSRQGELYCIGIEGCGKRDVFMLSAEQHPAEATESDCQLHYSAHRKQLIESLNQWIAENNPDVIIGWNLVQFDLRVLQKQAERYGVALLPGRQHTPLEWREHGFKPGYFFAQAPGRLIIDGIEALKSAFWNFDSFSLEHVARELLGEGKAIDTPWDRMQEIDRQFHEDKPALARYNIKDCELVSRIFHHTAIMPFLMERAAVNGLPVDRHGGSVASFNHLYLPRMHRAGFVAPNLGEVQVEASPGGYVMDSQPGLYDSVLVLDYKSLYPSIIRTFLIDPVGLIEGMAQPDAENAVSGYREAWFSRNHHCLPDIITTIWQEREAAKKERNAPLSQALKIIMNSFYGVLGTPACRFFDPRLASSITLRGHEIMRLTRERIEAESYTVIYGDTDSTFVWLGKAHDEESAAIIGNQLVEKVNIWWKNQLKDNYQLESALELEYETHYSRFLMPTIRGTEQGSKKRYAGLVRKGGEEKLVFKGLETVRTDWTPLAQHFQQTLYRKIFTGKPYQEYLQQTVKQLLDGELDDQLIYTKRLRRPLSDYQRNVPPHVRAARMADDFNQRQSRPLLYQHGGRIRYVMTTSGPEPLETRRSPLDYDHYLSRQLQPIAEGILPFLQDDFDALITGQLGLF, translated from the coding sequence GTGGAGCATGCACGTGCAGGTTTTATCCTCACACGCCACTGGCGTGATACGCCTGACGGTGTCGAGATATCATTATGGCTGGCTACTGATCTCGGTGCCCGGCATGTTATTTTGCCACTGCAGGAAGCTGTTGCTTTTATTCCACAATCTTTTCGCACACAAACCATGCAGCTATTGCAAAACGAACGTCACTGCCGGTTGTCGGATTTACCGCTAAAAGATTTCCATCAACGCCCGGTATTTGCCCTCTACTGTCAGCAGTATCGTCAGTTACAACGACTGGAAAAACGCCTGACAGAGCATCGTATCCCGGTCTATGAAGCGGATATTCGTCCCACTGAGCGATTTTTAATGGAGCGCTTTATCACAGCGTCAGTCTGGTTCAGTGGCGATATTGTCGGGGAATCAGTGAAAAATGCCCGACTGAAACCGCATCCGGACTATCGACCTGCACTCACCTGGGCCTCGCTGGATATTGAAACTTCAAGACAAGGGGAGCTCTATTGCATTGGCATCGAAGGTTGTGGCAAACGCGATGTTTTTATGTTGAGTGCTGAACAACATCCGGCAGAAGCCACAGAGAGCGACTGCCAGCTGCACTACTCTGCGCATCGTAAACAGTTGATTGAATCTCTCAATCAGTGGATTGCAGAAAACAACCCGGATGTCATCATCGGGTGGAATCTGGTGCAATTCGATTTGCGTGTTTTACAAAAACAAGCCGAACGCTACGGCGTTGCTCTTCTTCCTGGCCGACAGCACACGCCTCTCGAATGGCGTGAGCACGGATTCAAACCCGGTTATTTTTTTGCACAGGCCCCGGGACGTCTGATTATCGACGGTATTGAAGCGCTGAAATCAGCGTTCTGGAATTTTGATTCTTTTTCTCTTGAACACGTCGCCCGGGAGCTGCTTGGCGAAGGCAAGGCCATTGATACGCCATGGGATCGTATGCAGGAGATTGACCGACAATTCCATGAAGATAAGCCGGCGCTGGCACGGTATAACATCAAGGACTGTGAACTGGTCAGTCGTATATTTCATCATACTGCTATCATGCCTTTTTTAATGGAACGTGCCGCAGTCAACGGCCTGCCAGTTGATCGTCACGGTGGTTCCGTGGCCTCGTTTAACCACCTTTATTTACCGCGTATGCATCGCGCAGGCTTTGTGGCACCTAATCTCGGGGAGGTGCAGGTTGAGGCAAGCCCCGGGGGATACGTGATGGACTCACAGCCCGGATTGTATGATTCTGTGTTAGTACTGGATTATAAAAGCCTCTATCCTTCTATCATCCGCACATTTCTGATTGATCCCGTTGGTCTGATAGAGGGCATGGCTCAACCGGATGCTGAAAATGCAGTCAGTGGCTACCGGGAAGCCTGGTTTTCTCGCAACCATCACTGTTTGCCGGACATCATTACCACTATCTGGCAGGAGCGGGAGGCGGCAAAAAAAGAGCGTAATGCCCCCTTGTCGCAGGCGTTAAAAATTATCATGAACTCTTTTTACGGCGTGCTCGGAACACCTGCCTGCCGTTTTTTTGACCCACGTCTGGCCTCTTCCATCACGCTACGCGGTCATGAGATCATGCGTCTGACCCGTGAACGCATCGAGGCTGAAAGCTATACGGTTATCTACGGCGATACGGACTCGACGTTTGTCTGGCTGGGAAAAGCACATGATGAGGAGAGTGCCGCCATTATAGGTAACCAACTGGTAGAGAAAGTTAACATCTGGTGGAAAAACCAGCTTAAAGATAACTATCAACTGGAGAGTGCACTGGAGCTGGAGTATGAAACCCATTACAGTCGTTTCCTGATGCCAACCATTCGTGGTACTGAGCAGGGCAGTAAAAAACGCTATGCTGGCCTCGTGCGCAAGGGGGGAGAAGAAAAACTGGTGTTCAAGGGGTTGGAAACAGTGCGTACCGACTGGACTCCACTGGCACAGCATTTTCAGCAGACACTGTACCGTAAAATCTTCACAGGCAAACCATACCAGGAATACCTGCAGCAGACTGTCAAACAGCTGCTCGACGGAGAACTTGACGATCAATTGATCTACACCAAACGTCTGCGCCGGCCACTGAGTGACTACCAGCGTAATGTGCCACCGCATGTACGTGCGGCCCGAATGGCAGATGATTTCAATCAGCGTCAGAGCAGACCGCTGTTGTATCAACATGGCGGGCGCATTCGCTATGTAATGACCACTTCGGGACCGGAACCGCTTGAAACGCGCCGCAGTCCATTAGATTATGATCACTATCTCTCCCGTCAGCTGCAGCCGATCGCTGAGGGAATTTTGCCGTTTTTACAAGATGACTTCGACGCATTAATTACTGGTCAGCTGGGTCTTTTTTGA
- the rapA_2 gene encoding RNA polymerase-associated protein RapA (ID:JIFNMEKO_02496;~source:Prodigal:2.6), whose protein sequence is MPFTLGQRWISDTESELGLGTVIAVDNRMVTLLFPATGENRLYATSDSPLTRVIFNPGDTVTSHEGWQLEIEQVNHDKGLVNYVGTRLDNQEYPVTLREVLLDSRLVFSKPQDRLFAGQLDRMDRFALRYRARHYHAEQYRLPISGLRGMRTNLIPHQLHIAHDVGQRHAPRVLLADEVGLGKTIEAGMILHQQLLAGRAERVLIVLPETLQHQWLVEMLRRFNLRFSLFDDERYRNAQLDATNAFETEQLVICSLDFVCKSNARLQALQEANWDLLIVDEAHHLAWEQDEPSKEYQAIEKLATEIPGVLLLTATPEQLGLESHFARLRLLDPNRFHDFAAFVEEQKHFRPVVEAVNGLLDDAPLSSQACSLISDLLPDENSQALLQSINLAHDDQHAARQTLIRQLMDRHGTSRVLFRNTRSGITGFPQRHLNAVGLPLPAQYQTAFNVNALMNANKAPEVRAKALLYPEKIYQEIEGDSGTWWDFDPRVAWLMGFLTQHRTQKVLVICAQAATALQLEQVLREREGIKAAVFHEGLSIIERDRAAAWFASEEEGAQVLLCSEIGSEGRNFQFASQLVMFDLPFNPDLLEQRIGRLDRIGQQNDIMIHIPWLEKSAQSVLFRWYHEGLDAFEHTCPGGRAIYDTVHQQLMNFLIAFDKTEGLESFIAECRQQHDAMKAQLEQGRDRLLELNSQGGEAAQELAEAIGAQDNDIALINFAFNLFDIIGINQEDRSDNLMVLTPGDHMLVPDFPSLPEEGCTITFDRHQALSREDAQYVTWEHPLIRNGLDLILSGDTGSCALSLLKNKALPVGTLLVELIYVVEAQAPKHLQLTRFLPPTPLRLLIDSQGNDLAAKVEFESFNRQLNAINRHNANKLVNALQQDVHAILMLAEERVVPQAQQIIHHAQQEAEKNLDAELSRLVALQQVNPNIRQDEIEALEDNRQQILSALNDASWRLDAQRLIVVTHQ, encoded by the coding sequence ATGCCTTTTACACTTGGTCAACGCTGGATCAGCGATACGGAAAGCGAACTCGGATTAGGAACAGTTATCGCGGTAGATAATCGCATGGTGACGCTCCTCTTTCCCGCAACTGGCGAAAACCGACTCTATGCCACCAGTGACTCGCCACTGACCCGCGTTATTTTTAACCCTGGCGATACTGTCACCAGCCACGAAGGCTGGCAGCTGGAGATTGAGCAGGTCAACCATGATAAAGGCCTGGTAAACTATGTGGGAACGCGCCTCGACAATCAGGAGTATCCTGTCACGCTGCGGGAAGTTCTGCTCGACAGTAGACTGGTTTTCAGTAAGCCTCAGGATCGCTTATTTGCCGGACAACTCGACCGGATGGATCGTTTTGCCCTGCGCTATCGGGCTCGCCATTACCATGCCGAACAATATCGCCTGCCTATCAGCGGGCTGCGTGGCATGCGCACTAACCTCATTCCACACCAGTTACACATAGCTCACGATGTCGGCCAGCGCCATGCGCCGCGTGTCCTGCTGGCGGATGAAGTCGGATTAGGCAAAACCATTGAAGCCGGAATGATTTTACACCAGCAATTGCTGGCTGGTCGTGCCGAGCGTGTACTGATTGTGCTACCAGAAACACTACAACATCAGTGGCTGGTCGAAATGTTACGCCGCTTCAATCTGCGCTTTTCTCTGTTTGATGATGAACGCTACCGTAATGCACAGCTCGACGCAACCAATGCGTTTGAGACAGAACAGTTAGTTATCTGTTCGCTCGATTTCGTCTGTAAAAGCAATGCTCGTCTGCAGGCCTTACAAGAGGCCAACTGGGATCTGTTAATCGTCGATGAAGCACATCATCTGGCCTGGGAGCAGGATGAACCCAGCAAGGAATATCAGGCGATTGAAAAACTGGCGACCGAGATCCCAGGGGTGCTTTTGCTAACCGCCACCCCGGAGCAACTTGGCCTTGAGAGCCATTTTGCCCGCCTGCGCCTGCTCGACCCTAATCGCTTTCACGATTTTGCGGCCTTTGTCGAAGAGCAAAAACATTTTCGCCCGGTAGTAGAAGCCGTGAATGGCCTGCTGGATGATGCTCCACTCTCATCGCAGGCCTGCTCACTGATAAGTGATCTGCTCCCGGATGAGAACAGCCAGGCTCTGTTACAGTCGATCAACCTTGCCCACGACGATCAACATGCAGCCCGACAAACACTGATCCGTCAACTGATGGACCGCCATGGTACCAGTCGCGTCCTTTTCCGTAACACCCGCAGTGGTATTACAGGATTTCCGCAGCGCCATCTGAATGCTGTTGGACTACCGCTGCCTGCACAATACCAAACTGCCTTTAACGTCAATGCCCTGATGAATGCCAATAAAGCCCCGGAAGTCCGGGCAAAAGCATTACTCTACCCTGAAAAAATTTACCAGGAAATTGAAGGTGATAGCGGAACATGGTGGGATTTTGACCCCCGTGTAGCATGGCTGATGGGGTTTCTGACTCAGCACCGCACACAAAAAGTGCTGGTTATATGCGCTCAGGCGGCTACCGCACTGCAACTCGAACAGGTGCTGCGTGAACGTGAAGGCATTAAAGCGGCAGTATTCCATGAAGGTTTATCGATCATCGAGCGGGACCGTGCCGCAGCCTGGTTCGCTTCCGAGGAAGAAGGCGCACAGGTATTACTCTGTTCCGAAATTGGTTCTGAAGGACGCAACTTCCAGTTTGCCAGCCAGCTGGTGATGTTCGATCTGCCCTTCAACCCTGATTTACTCGAACAGCGTATAGGTCGCCTTGACCGTATTGGTCAGCAAAACGATATCATGATCCACATTCCGTGGCTGGAAAAATCAGCGCAGTCAGTACTTTTCCGCTGGTATCATGAGGGGCTGGATGCTTTCGAGCACACCTGTCCTGGCGGCAGGGCTATCTACGATACCGTCCATCAGCAACTGATGAACTTTCTTATCGCATTCGATAAGACCGAGGGTCTTGAGAGCTTTATTGCCGAATGCCGTCAACAGCATGATGCCATGAAAGCACAACTGGAACAGGGGCGTGATCGACTGCTGGAGCTCAACTCACAGGGCGGAGAGGCAGCACAAGAGCTTGCTGAGGCGATTGGCGCACAGGATAACGATATCGCCCTGATTAACTTCGCGTTTAATCTTTTTGATATCATCGGTATTAATCAGGAAGATCGCAGCGATAACCTGATGGTACTCACACCCGGTGACCACATGCTGGTGCCTGACTTCCCTAGTCTGCCAGAAGAAGGCTGCACCATCACATTTGATCGCCACCAGGCGCTTTCACGTGAAGATGCGCAATATGTTACCTGGGAACATCCCCTTATCCGCAATGGGTTAGATTTGATTCTTTCCGGTGATACCGGCAGTTGCGCTTTGTCGTTACTGAAAAATAAAGCGCTGCCGGTCGGTACCCTGTTAGTTGAATTGATCTATGTTGTTGAAGCGCAGGCACCGAAACATCTTCAGCTGACCCGCTTTTTACCCCCGACGCCGTTACGTCTGCTTATCGATAGTCAGGGAAATGATCTGGCCGCTAAAGTCGAGTTTGAAAGTTTCAACCGTCAGCTCAATGCCATTAACCGTCACAATGCCAATAAGCTGGTCAACGCATTACAGCAGGATGTTCATGCTATTTTGATGCTGGCCGAAGAGCGGGTTGTTCCGCAGGCACAGCAAATTATTCATCATGCACAGCAAGAGGCTGAAAAAAATCTCGATGCTGAGCTGTCACGTTTAGTTGCGCTGCAGCAAGTGAATCCTAATATTCGTCAGGATGAAATCGAGGCACTGGAGGATAATCGCCAGCAAATCCTCTCCGCGCTCAATGATGCCAGCTGGCGTCTTGATGCCCAGCGTCTGATTGTGGTGACGCATCAATAA
- the rluA gene encoding Ribosomal large subunit pseudouridine synthase A (ID:JIFNMEKO_02497;~source:Prodigal:2.6), translating to MEPYSPPMEPWLHILYQDEHIMVVNKPSGLLSVPGRLPEHKDSVMTRIQRDFPRAESVHRLDMATSGVLVVAMTKAAERELKRQFREREPQKTYIARVWGHPEKMQGLIDLPLICDWPNRPKQKVCFEQGKPAQTLWEVLSYEADNTSRIELKPITGRSHQLRVHMLALGHPILGDAFYAHEEAKNRAVCLQLHAESLTITHPHYATPMTFRQMPGF from the coding sequence ATGGAACCTTACTCTCCCCCGATGGAGCCCTGGTTACATATTCTCTATCAGGATGAACACATCATGGTAGTGAATAAACCCAGTGGCTTACTGTCTGTACCTGGCCGTCTGCCAGAGCACAAAGACAGTGTAATGACCCGCATACAGCGGGATTTTCCGCGTGCTGAATCAGTACACCGTCTGGATATGGCAACCAGCGGAGTGCTGGTAGTTGCGATGACCAAAGCGGCGGAACGGGAATTAAAGCGGCAGTTTCGTGAACGTGAACCACAGAAAACCTATATCGCACGCGTCTGGGGGCACCCGGAAAAGATGCAGGGGCTGATTGATTTACCACTGATTTGTGACTGGCCTAATCGCCCGAAACAGAAAGTCTGTTTTGAGCAGGGAAAACCAGCACAAACACTCTGGGAAGTGCTCTCGTATGAGGCCGATAACACCAGCCGAATTGAGCTCAAACCAATCACGGGACGTTCACACCAGTTGCGTGTACATATGCTGGCGCTGGGGCATCCGATCCTTGGTGATGCTTTTTACGCCCACGAAGAGGCGAAAAACAGGGCAGTCTGTCTGCAACTGCATGCCGAATCACTGACTATCACGCATCCTCACTACGCTACACCAATGACCTTCCGCCAGATGCCCGGGTTTTAG